Proteins from one Malania oleifera isolate guangnan ecotype guangnan chromosome 4, ASM2987363v1, whole genome shotgun sequence genomic window:
- the LOC131153602 gene encoding sodium/hydrogen exchanger 2-like isoform X2, whose translation MAISEKLPDLFSLQSSYLNTSTVVAITLFFTLLCACIIIGHLLEENRWANESTTALLLGLASGLVVLLVSKGKSSRILVFSEELFFIYLLPPIIFNAGFQVKKKRFFQNFSTILLFGVFGTVISFCLITSGVFLLFKKLDLTTLTIRDFLAVGAILSATDSVCTLQVLNQEDTPFLYSVVFGEGVVNDATSIVLFNSVQSLDFNNLTALTALKLLGTFLYLFLTSTVLGIAVGLLSAFIIKTLYFGRHSTDREVAIMMLMAYLSYMLAELLNLSGILTVFFCGIFMSHYTWHNVTESSRITTKHSFATISFIAETFIFLYVGMDALDIDKWKESHASAGTSAAVSLIMFSLVLLGRAAFVFPLANIANFFKRRDNSKIELREQFIMWWAGLIRGAVTIALSYNQFSSSRKKKSSQEYALMITSTIIVVLFSTMVFGSITKPLIEAVLLRHKKPTTSDTTDFASLEDLRLLFLENGGPSGEGNSNQSARKASSLQLLIRYPTSTVHYFWRKFDDKYMRPVFGGRGFVPFVPGSPSGAADETP comes from the exons ATGGCGATCTCCGAGAAGCTGCCGGACTTGTTCTCGCTGCAGAGCTCGTATCTCAACACGAGCACTGTTGTGGCCATCACCTTGTTCTTCACCCTACTCTGCGCTTGCATCATCATCGGTCACCTCCTCGAGGAGAACCGATGGGCCAATGAATCGACTACCGCCCTTCTTCTG GGCTTGGCGTCTGGACTGGTTGTGCTGTTGGTGAGTAAAGGCAAAAGCTCGAGAATTCTCGTCTTCAGTGAGGAATTGTTCTTCATTTATTTGCTGCCCCCAATCATTTTCAATGCTGG ATTCCAGGTCAAGAAGAAGCGATTCTTTCAAAACTTCTCAACAATTTTGTTGTTTGGAGTATTCGGTACTGTAATATCATTCTGCCTCATAACATCAG GTGTCTTTTTGCTATTTAAGAAGCTTGATCTGACAACCCTCACTATTCGAGATTTCCTAG CTGTTGGTGCTATTTTGTCTGCAACAGATTCAGTTTGTACTTTGCAG GTTCTCAATCAAGAAGATACGCCCTTCCTTTACAGTGTTGTATTCGGGGAGGGCGTAGTTAATGATGCTACATCTATTGTGCTTTTCAATTCAGTCCAATCACTTGACTTCAACAACCTTACTGCTTTGACAGCCTTAAAATTGCTGGGGACCTTCCTTTACCTCTTCCTCACCAGTACTGTTCTTGGTATAGCA GTGGGTCTTTTAAGTGCATTTATCATAAAGACACTTTATTTTGGAAG ACATTCAACAGATCGTGAAGTTGCTATCATGATGCTTATGGCTTATTTGTCGTACATGTTGGCTGAG CTTTTAAATCTTAGTGGCATTTTGACAGTCTTCTTCTGTGGCATTTTCATGTCACACTACACATGGCACAATGTAACTGAAAGCTCGCGTATTACAACCAA GCATTCATTTGCAACAATTTCCTTCATTGCGGAAACTTTTATATTCTTATATGTTGGTATGGATGCCTTGGACATTGACAAATGGAAAGAAAGTCATGCAAG CGCGGGCACTTCAGCTGCTGTTAGTTTAATTATGTTTTCGTTGGTCTTGCTTGGGAGGGCAGCATTTGTTTTCCCTCTTGCAAATATTGCAAATTTCTTTAAAAGAAGAGACAATAGCAAAATTGAACTTCGGGAACAG TTTATAATGTGGTGGGCAGGCCTAATAAGAGGTGCAGTTACTATTGCCTTGTCTTACAATCAG TTTTCATCATCTAGAAAGAAGAAGTCATCTCAAGAATACGCACTAATGATCACCTCTACCATAATTGTTGTTTTGTTCAGTACAATG GTGTTTGGCTCAATAACAAAGCCTTTGATTGAAGCAGTGTTGTTACGACATAAGAAACCTACTACTTCCGACACAACAGATTTTGCAAGCTTGGAAGACTTAAGACTCCTCTTCCTTGAGAATGGTGGCCCAAGTGGTGAGGGCAATAGTAATCAATCGGCACGTAAAGCAAGTAGCTTACAGTTGCTAATTAGATACCCAACTTCAACAGTCCACTACTTCTGGAGGAAAtttgatgacaaatacatgagacCAGTTTTTGGCGGACGAGGTTTTGTTCCATTCGTTCCTGGTTCACCATCTGGTGCAGCAGATGAAACTCCTTGA
- the LOC131153602 gene encoding sodium/hydrogen exchanger 1-like isoform X1, with amino-acid sequence MAISEKLPDLFSLQSSYLNTSTVVAITLFFTLLCACIIIGHLLEENRWANESTTALLLGLASGLVVLLVSKGKSSRILVFSEELFFIYLLPPIIFNAGFQVKKKRFFQNFSTILLFGVFGTVISFCLITSGVFLLFKKLDLTTLTIRDFLAVGAILSATDSVCTLQVLNQEDTPFLYSVVFGEGVVNDATSIVLFNSVQSLDFNNLTALTALKLLGTFLYLFLTSTVLEPERDGLYHFANTRKACCQVGLLSAFIIKTLYFGRHSTDREVAIMMLMAYLSYMLAELLNLSGILTVFFCGIFMSHYTWHNVTESSRITTKHSFATISFIAETFIFLYVGMDALDIDKWKESHASAGTSAAVSLIMFSLVLLGRAAFVFPLANIANFFKRRDNSKIELREQFIMWWAGLIRGAVTIALSYNQFSSSRKKKSSQEYALMITSTIIVVLFSTMVFGSITKPLIEAVLLRHKKPTTSDTTDFASLEDLRLLFLENGGPSGEGNSNQSARKASSLQLLIRYPTSTVHYFWRKFDDKYMRPVFGGRGFVPFVPGSPSGAADETP; translated from the exons ATGGCGATCTCCGAGAAGCTGCCGGACTTGTTCTCGCTGCAGAGCTCGTATCTCAACACGAGCACTGTTGTGGCCATCACCTTGTTCTTCACCCTACTCTGCGCTTGCATCATCATCGGTCACCTCCTCGAGGAGAACCGATGGGCCAATGAATCGACTACCGCCCTTCTTCTG GGCTTGGCGTCTGGACTGGTTGTGCTGTTGGTGAGTAAAGGCAAAAGCTCGAGAATTCTCGTCTTCAGTGAGGAATTGTTCTTCATTTATTTGCTGCCCCCAATCATTTTCAATGCTGG ATTCCAGGTCAAGAAGAAGCGATTCTTTCAAAACTTCTCAACAATTTTGTTGTTTGGAGTATTCGGTACTGTAATATCATTCTGCCTCATAACATCAG GTGTCTTTTTGCTATTTAAGAAGCTTGATCTGACAACCCTCACTATTCGAGATTTCCTAG CTGTTGGTGCTATTTTGTCTGCAACAGATTCAGTTTGTACTTTGCAG GTTCTCAATCAAGAAGATACGCCCTTCCTTTACAGTGTTGTATTCGGGGAGGGCGTAGTTAATGATGCTACATCTATTGTGCTTTTCAATTCAGTCCAATCACTTGACTTCAACAACCTTACTGCTTTGACAGCCTTAAAATTGCTGGGGACCTTCCTTTACCTCTTCCTCACCAGTACTGTTCTTG AACCTGAGCGGGACGGCCTCTACCACTTTGCAAACACCCGAAAGGCTTGTTGTCAG GTGGGTCTTTTAAGTGCATTTATCATAAAGACACTTTATTTTGGAAG ACATTCAACAGATCGTGAAGTTGCTATCATGATGCTTATGGCTTATTTGTCGTACATGTTGGCTGAG CTTTTAAATCTTAGTGGCATTTTGACAGTCTTCTTCTGTGGCATTTTCATGTCACACTACACATGGCACAATGTAACTGAAAGCTCGCGTATTACAACCAA GCATTCATTTGCAACAATTTCCTTCATTGCGGAAACTTTTATATTCTTATATGTTGGTATGGATGCCTTGGACATTGACAAATGGAAAGAAAGTCATGCAAG CGCGGGCACTTCAGCTGCTGTTAGTTTAATTATGTTTTCGTTGGTCTTGCTTGGGAGGGCAGCATTTGTTTTCCCTCTTGCAAATATTGCAAATTTCTTTAAAAGAAGAGACAATAGCAAAATTGAACTTCGGGAACAG TTTATAATGTGGTGGGCAGGCCTAATAAGAGGTGCAGTTACTATTGCCTTGTCTTACAATCAG TTTTCATCATCTAGAAAGAAGAAGTCATCTCAAGAATACGCACTAATGATCACCTCTACCATAATTGTTGTTTTGTTCAGTACAATG GTGTTTGGCTCAATAACAAAGCCTTTGATTGAAGCAGTGTTGTTACGACATAAGAAACCTACTACTTCCGACACAACAGATTTTGCAAGCTTGGAAGACTTAAGACTCCTCTTCCTTGAGAATGGTGGCCCAAGTGGTGAGGGCAATAGTAATCAATCGGCACGTAAAGCAAGTAGCTTACAGTTGCTAATTAGATACCCAACTTCAACAGTCCACTACTTCTGGAGGAAAtttgatgacaaatacatgagacCAGTTTTTGGCGGACGAGGTTTTGTTCCATTCGTTCCTGGTTCACCATCTGGTGCAGCAGATGAAACTCCTTGA